A single Pedobacter sp. PACM 27299 DNA region contains:
- a CDS encoding TIGR03915 family putative DNA repair protein yields MIYVIDGSLESLLCAVFEWFERKPGKVVLQLEKHHQPDAFSSEFYVHNDAKKADRVWTGLKSKLNPGWMRRFYCTFLSESVQAYNSLFEFTCYIFSNPAGAEANYGNANVLAVAQTAKKVEREKHRMEAFIRFQLSADGIFYCGVDPDFNVLPLILNHFKNRYADQQWIIYDLKRHYGLYYNLEQVEEVSLSPEEEKNLNRPTAALQDGKEKLYARLWKDYFKSTNIAARKNTKLHVQHVPKRYWKYLTEKQALKD; encoded by the coding sequence ATGATATATGTCATCGATGGAAGTTTAGAGAGTCTGCTTTGTGCCGTCTTTGAATGGTTTGAAAGAAAACCAGGAAAGGTCGTCCTGCAGTTAGAAAAACACCACCAACCTGATGCTTTCAGTTCGGAATTTTATGTGCATAATGATGCTAAAAAAGCGGATAGGGTGTGGACGGGCTTAAAAAGCAAACTAAATCCAGGCTGGATGAGAAGATTCTACTGCACTTTCCTTTCAGAATCTGTTCAGGCCTATAACAGTTTATTTGAGTTTACCTGTTATATCTTTTCCAACCCAGCTGGTGCAGAAGCCAATTATGGTAATGCCAATGTATTGGCGGTGGCACAAACCGCTAAGAAAGTGGAACGGGAAAAGCACAGGATGGAGGCCTTCATTCGATTTCAGTTGTCTGCAGATGGGATTTTCTATTGCGGTGTGGATCCAGACTTTAATGTACTCCCTTTAATTCTAAACCATTTTAAGAACCGCTACGCGGATCAGCAATGGATCATTTATGATTTAAAAAGGCATTATGGACTGTATTATAACCTGGAACAAGTAGAAGAGGTAAGCCTAAGTCCAGAAGAGGAGAAAAATCTGAACAGACCTACAGCAGCGCTACAGGACGGCAAAGAAAAGCTTTACGCCAGGCTATGGAAAGACTATTTTAAAAGCACCAATATTGCGGCCAGAAAAAATACCAAATTACACGTGCAGCATGTCCCAAAAAGATACTGGAAATACCTTACGGAAAAACAGGCGCTTAAGGACTAA
- a CDS encoding thiol-activated cytolysin family protein, with the protein MKHYFKYTLVVFPLFFILSCKKEMSKDASGASDPTLSGNNLKRFSYGPTIFNLSSFDKSGPKGIINRKKQNSIILIRDSAWANGSGTTFFYESTEVPAILPETRLKLYLGAIIRGNSAVDVENFTPMSIPAIHRNPITMYANFPTDSISRSVLPAPSQDARYVRDAIKAGTGTQIQSFTYEQNQFRKVEELQKSFGASFNIGKLLKVDFLDTTSTGANKTKVRAEFIQENFSINIEPPIYEPFLKPSYDMAQFGGIEPLIVSSVTYGRKGIFIMESDSSFAMVKTTLSVALTLSAEMLGVGSESKLGSAFSVALNTRLTNAQKSVIEHSKIYVYVMGVDGTSTVRAVTGGLAGFAQVIAECGGFKSDSPGAPLYYTLNYLSDFGTFRNPFRINVRN; encoded by the coding sequence ATGAAACATTACTTCAAGTACACGCTTGTCGTGTTCCCCCTCTTTTTTATACTATCCTGTAAAAAAGAAATGAGTAAAGATGCTTCCGGGGCATCAGATCCAACTTTATCCGGTAACAATTTAAAACGCTTTAGTTACGGTCCAACGATCTTCAATCTGAGCTCTTTTGATAAATCGGGTCCCAAAGGCATCATCAACAGAAAAAAGCAGAATTCCATTATTTTGATTCGGGATAGTGCCTGGGCTAATGGTTCAGGAACTACGTTTTTTTATGAATCAACTGAGGTTCCTGCTATTTTACCTGAAACACGATTAAAATTGTATTTGGGAGCCATTATTCGTGGCAATAGTGCCGTAGATGTAGAGAATTTTACGCCAATGTCTATTCCTGCTATACACAGAAATCCGATAACGATGTATGCTAACTTTCCTACCGATAGTATTTCAAGATCGGTTCTGCCAGCACCTAGCCAAGATGCAAGGTACGTTAGAGATGCAATAAAGGCCGGTACAGGGACACAAATACAGTCTTTTACTTATGAACAAAATCAGTTCAGAAAAGTGGAAGAGCTTCAGAAATCCTTTGGGGCTAGTTTTAACATCGGGAAATTACTGAAAGTAGATTTCTTAGATACGACCTCGACTGGAGCAAACAAAACAAAGGTTAGAGCGGAGTTTATTCAAGAAAACTTTTCAATTAATATTGAACCTCCTATCTATGAACCTTTTTTGAAACCGAGTTATGATATGGCCCAATTTGGTGGAATCGAGCCATTAATCGTGAGCTCAGTGACTTATGGTAGAAAAGGAATTTTTATCATGGAATCTGATTCTTCATTTGCGATGGTTAAAACGACGCTTAGTGTCGCACTTACGCTTTCCGCTGAAATGCTTGGGGTTGGTTCTGAATCGAAGTTAGGATCTGCGTTTTCGGTCGCTTTAAACACTCGTTTGACGAATGCACAAAAATCAGTAATTGAGCATTCTAAAATTTATGTATATGTAATGGGGGTGGATGGCACCTCGACTGTAAGGGCGGTTACTGGAGGTCTGGCTGGTTTTGCACAGGTAATTGCGGAGTGTGGGGGCTTCAAATCAGATTCTCCTGGTGCACCATTATACTATACTTTAAATTATTTGTCTGATTTCGGAACCTTCCGAAATCCATTTAGAATTAACGTCCGCAATTAG
- a CDS encoding thiol-activated cytolysin family protein has translation MLLLKNNKLPNSRQAIMGIAFSLCLLLLIPMGCSKDVLEKAELAKKTNFPGMRPPQIDGFTVNSISYPGNDSPMDQLNGRKRNNVNTLSGPGNGGGLAWVEKDGPGKATGPGLDFLYYNQGYTSRMFTISDQSMALNIYPGAILDGRSINGAFNPKMLLGVSQYIRPVTLSTTMPVSGSVVARTSLPRPIAEKALTNAALTDLEALNPGGVGAASLRLELDSFKVYEELKTLYGYNKSIDVFLVDANTIKKGENHYINSVSALKLKFFQENFKIDLDTPPPGQLFDSTGANMPLITGGINPVYVKSVTYGRMGIMVIESQYSSVKLYNAVYKQLGILRNLIGIDRNMTEEEKTIINSANIKVKYTGINADADGMIKVNGLSGFIDVVSANKTYSKESPGVPIAFQLANLHTHGMIGAPFNINYGPFDRPYVKFRWHNEKDTYGQNPLKYFGDLYAYFYRDQAGTIPYNDVPDFVDYPYDITRSSVHYQNWVSNRETRTERSSFKITYSGYRHLLGEKEVSYYVKYGSDANTSKTDFSYQLVPNGYFFLAN, from the coding sequence ATGCTCCTCCTAAAAAACAATAAATTACCGAACAGCCGGCAGGCGATAATGGGTATTGCCTTTAGCCTATGTCTGCTGTTATTAATTCCTATGGGCTGTTCAAAAGATGTGCTTGAAAAGGCTGAACTGGCAAAAAAGACCAACTTCCCTGGAATGAGGCCGCCCCAGATTGACGGTTTTACGGTGAACTCGATATCTTATCCCGGTAATGATTCTCCCATGGATCAGCTGAATGGAAGAAAAAGAAATAATGTGAATACTTTGTCTGGACCTGGAAATGGCGGTGGTTTAGCCTGGGTAGAAAAAGATGGCCCTGGAAAAGCCACTGGGCCAGGATTAGATTTTCTTTACTATAATCAGGGATATACATCCAGGATGTTCACTATTTCTGATCAGTCTATGGCCTTGAATATTTATCCAGGTGCCATATTGGACGGACGAAGTATTAATGGGGCATTTAATCCAAAAATGCTGCTGGGAGTTTCGCAGTACATTAGACCGGTTACACTGTCTACCACAATGCCAGTTTCAGGTTCCGTAGTGGCTAGAACTTCTTTGCCACGTCCTATTGCGGAAAAAGCGTTAACTAATGCAGCATTGACTGATCTGGAGGCCTTAAATCCAGGAGGAGTTGGTGCTGCTTCCCTTAGGTTAGAACTGGATTCTTTTAAGGTGTACGAAGAACTAAAAACGCTTTACGGATACAACAAAAGTATTGACGTATTTCTGGTTGATGCAAACACCATAAAGAAAGGGGAGAATCATTACATCAATTCTGTATCGGCTTTAAAGCTAAAATTTTTTCAGGAAAACTTTAAGATTGATCTTGATACGCCTCCTCCCGGTCAGCTTTTTGATTCAACAGGTGCCAACATGCCGCTCATTACTGGTGGCATAAATCCAGTATATGTAAAAAGTGTAACCTACGGTCGGATGGGGATTATGGTCATCGAATCGCAATATTCTTCTGTCAAGCTTTATAATGCAGTTTATAAACAATTGGGGATTTTGCGTAATTTAATTGGTATAGACAGAAACATGACTGAGGAAGAAAAAACCATTATAAATTCTGCCAATATAAAGGTCAAATATACAGGGATTAATGCGGATGCAGATGGAATGATCAAGGTCAATGGCCTGAGTGGATTTATAGATGTAGTTTCTGCGAATAAAACTTATTCTAAGGAAAGTCCGGGAGTTCCCATAGCCTTTCAGTTGGCCAATTTACACACCCATGGGATGATTGGAGCACCCTTTAACATTAATTACGGCCCTTTTGATCGTCCTTACGTTAAATTCAGGTGGCACAATGAGAAAGATACCTACGGGCAGAATCCTTTAAAGTATTTTGGTGATCTATATGCTTATTTTTACAGGGATCAAGCTGGGACTATACCTTATAACGATGTGCCTGATTTTGTAGACTACCCATACGATATCACAAGAAGCTCAGTTCATTATCAGAATTGGGTTAGTAATCGGGAAACACGAACAGAGCGTAGTAGCTTCAAAATTACCTATAGTGGATATCGTCACCTGCTGGGTGAAAAAGAGGTTTCTTATTACGTTAAATACGGTTCAGATGCAAATACTTCAAAGACTGATTTCAGCTATCAGTTAGTTCCAAATGGTTATTTTTTCCTGGCCAATTAA
- a CDS encoding putative DNA modification/repair radical SAM protein translates to MSERIREKLNILADAAKYDVSCSSSGGIRKNDNKGIGDSHASGICHTYTEDGRCVSLLKILLTNHCIYDCAFCVSRKSNDIERAAFTVEEVVSLTINFYRRNFIEGLFLSSGIFKNADFTMERLLKVVKKLRLEERFNGYIHLKTIPGASEELIREAGLYADRMSINLEMPTESGLKLLAPEKSHEDVKRPLALVQNQIIQFKDEKKLIKSTPKFVPAGQSTQMVIGATPETDKDIMHTADAFYRNFSLKRVYYSGYIPISYDNRLPLIGTQPPLIRENRLYQTDWLMRFYGFHVNELLNDANPHLDVDVDPKLSWALRNLQYFPIDINVAAYKMILRIPGIGVSSAKKIVQARKFGKLRIDQLKKIGVAYNRAKHFIKCSDSPYQMKDYQATQIKSFILAESQGKYAKIDVQQLILF, encoded by the coding sequence ATGTCTGAACGGATTAGAGAAAAACTAAATATCCTGGCTGATGCAGCAAAATACGACGTATCCTGCTCTTCAAGTGGAGGAATAAGGAAAAACGACAATAAAGGAATCGGTGATAGCCATGCTTCAGGAATTTGTCATACCTATACAGAAGATGGTCGCTGTGTTTCACTTTTGAAAATTCTCCTGACCAATCACTGTATTTATGACTGTGCCTTCTGTGTTTCCAGAAAAAGTAACGATATAGAGCGTGCTGCTTTTACTGTAGAGGAAGTGGTTTCCCTCACCATCAATTTTTACAGAAGAAACTTTATTGAAGGACTTTTTTTAAGCTCAGGAATTTTTAAGAATGCCGATTTTACAATGGAGCGTTTATTGAAAGTCGTGAAGAAACTAAGGCTTGAAGAACGCTTCAATGGGTATATTCATTTGAAAACTATTCCTGGTGCAAGTGAAGAGCTCATTAGGGAAGCTGGGCTTTATGCAGACAGAATGAGTATCAATCTGGAGATGCCGACGGAAAGTGGCCTGAAGTTACTTGCTCCGGAAAAGAGCCATGAAGATGTAAAGCGGCCACTTGCATTGGTACAAAACCAAATCATACAGTTCAAAGACGAGAAAAAGCTGATCAAGAGTACGCCTAAATTTGTACCTGCGGGTCAAAGTACTCAGATGGTGATTGGAGCGACTCCGGAAACAGATAAAGACATTATGCATACTGCAGATGCATTTTATAGGAATTTCTCGCTGAAAAGAGTTTATTATTCTGGATACATTCCCATTAGTTACGACAATCGTCTGCCACTTATTGGTACTCAACCTCCATTAATTCGTGAGAATAGATTGTATCAGACAGATTGGCTCATGCGCTTTTATGGCTTTCACGTCAATGAACTCCTCAATGATGCCAATCCCCATTTGGATGTAGACGTGGATCCTAAATTGAGCTGGGCCTTAAGGAACCTTCAGTACTTCCCTATAGACATTAATGTGGCTGCATATAAAATGATTCTGCGTATTCCTGGAATTGGTGTGAGTTCAGCAAAAAAGATCGTACAAGCTAGAAAGTTCGGGAAATTACGCATTGACCAGCTGAAGAAAATAGGAGTTGCTTATAACAGAGCGAAACACTTTATCAAATGTTCAGACAGTCCTTATCAAATGAAAGATTATCAGGCTACGCAGATCAAGTCATTCATATTAGCGGAAAGCCAGGGCAAATATGCTAAAATTGATGTGCAGCAATTGATTTTATTTTAA
- a CDS encoding thiol-activated cytolysin family protein, which translates to MKYARLLMMIPLFLFACKKDRVEQGQVQPIKAAENLLASQFQHLRIEPMEPVFLGLSKISMKEAMDARKLGALIHLRDSSWAAFGKSAFYESDEMTVTPANTSFIYPGSILKAASIATDELLPFVGYQGAPIDLYLSFPSSLSFGTVASPSLSKSRIFLRNALMAPDFSGKQIDDFSQSISFFSRYQEVKLAYGYNVNERRLFASTNSSFDYNSSATQYSTKLMASYTVKNFTFTTPDPTVGQLIDMASITPEVFNGVSPVYINSVTYGRFGLLVVETNNGGSQMKSAFEKVVKKIFKQTTESFTQEEKTLFTSCRVTIYILGSTMGESAIQLLINPNPEGITSFLSDNVGVFTSQDPGVPISFRAKYLKDNSPFKTVFKLDFPY; encoded by the coding sequence ATGAAATACGCCAGGTTATTGATGATGATCCCTCTATTTCTTTTTGCCTGCAAGAAAGATCGGGTAGAGCAGGGGCAAGTACAGCCGATAAAGGCTGCTGAGAATTTGTTAGCTAGTCAATTCCAACATTTGAGGATTGAACCTATGGAGCCCGTTTTTCTGGGGCTCTCCAAGATTTCCATGAAGGAGGCTATGGATGCCAGAAAGCTGGGCGCGCTAATACATTTAAGAGATAGTAGTTGGGCTGCATTTGGTAAAAGTGCTTTTTATGAGTCTGATGAGATGACGGTAACACCTGCCAACACCTCATTTATATATCCTGGTTCCATACTTAAGGCGGCTTCCATCGCTACAGATGAGCTCCTGCCTTTTGTTGGCTATCAAGGAGCACCAATTGATCTTTATTTGTCCTTTCCTTCCAGTTTGTCTTTTGGAACCGTAGCCTCACCCAGTCTTTCAAAAAGCCGTATATTTTTGAGGAATGCACTGATGGCCCCCGATTTTTCAGGAAAGCAAATCGATGATTTCTCTCAATCTATTTCCTTTTTTTCAAGGTATCAAGAGGTGAAGCTTGCTTACGGCTACAATGTAAATGAACGCCGTTTATTTGCATCTACAAATTCTTCATTCGATTATAATTCATCTGCAACACAGTATTCCACGAAATTAATGGCCAGTTATACGGTTAAAAATTTCACATTTACTACTCCTGATCCAACAGTAGGACAATTAATTGACATGGCAAGTATCACTCCGGAAGTGTTCAATGGAGTTTCACCTGTGTATATCAATTCGGTTACTTATGGAAGATTTGGATTGTTGGTTGTGGAAACTAATAATGGCGGTTCGCAAATGAAAAGCGCTTTCGAAAAAGTCGTAAAGAAAATTTTCAAACAAACCACCGAGTCCTTTACCCAAGAGGAGAAGACCTTGTTTACCTCCTGCCGGGTTACCATTTATATTTTGGGAAGTACGATGGGGGAATCTGCAATTCAGCTGCTGATCAATCCGAATCCGGAAGGCATCACCAGTTTCCTTTCGGATAATGTGGGGGTATTTACTTCGCAGGATCCAGGAGTACCCATTTCATTCAGAGCTAAATACCTGAAAGATAACAGTCCATTTAAAACAGTTTTTAAACTTGATTTTCCCTACTAA
- a CDS encoding DUF4268 domain-containing protein yields the protein MFSKDQAAQLKQSFWTTFGQYIAAHQSAEGMRINWVNYKTGIKYLNFKMSVDKKAAYIAIEMSHPDPGMQELFFEQFTAFKTMLHNSLEEEWDWELHTTDEHYKTVSRIVKHLPDVSIFKESDWPALISFLKPRLIALDEFWCDAKDGFDTFK from the coding sequence ATGTTTTCAAAAGATCAGGCTGCGCAGTTAAAACAGTCTTTCTGGACTACCTTCGGACAATATATTGCAGCTCATCAATCCGCAGAAGGAATGCGAATCAATTGGGTGAATTATAAAACAGGAATCAAGTACCTGAATTTTAAAATGTCTGTCGACAAAAAGGCGGCTTATATTGCGATTGAAATGTCTCATCCTGATCCGGGAATGCAGGAGCTGTTTTTTGAGCAGTTTACTGCCTTTAAAACTATGCTGCACAACAGTTTAGAGGAAGAGTGGGATTGGGAACTACATACTACAGACGAGCATTATAAAACAGTCAGCAGGATCGTGAAACACCTTCCGGATGTGAGCATTTTCAAAGAATCTGACTGGCCAGCTTTAATTTCCTTTTTGAAACCAAGATTAATTGCATTGGATGAGTTTTGGTGTGATGCAAAGGATGGTTTTGATACTTTTAAATAG
- a CDS encoding S41 family peptidase: protein MRLKDHSNEVHEVWLSAQRSRCWLHVKCITVAILLFIVIGLLFCSCKKNVPFIEEKEDHLGKQAVLNNLDSIYLYAKQIYLWNELLPSQERFIPGRFYEANADELKAYKQEIFEFSRFPMNNLTGKPYEYNALDISLPKYSTIVKNAAMGVKANMAESSGYKINSGFGLSFHHSALGTRILYVDLNSPAGKSGMKRGDLVTAINGQSFNNEASFSALWKVALSQSFLKLNTVDRNGKTREVRLLDGIFEINPVLKHQVINIGGKKIGFIAYSSFTDESNSEKYLAPVLSSFGQAGVSELIVDLRYNSGGYQNAVVYFANQLIPAKWDKKLMLTEHYNQTMREGKAELLRHQIIRGNDNKPLYIDGRIATLNDIDYSVKANTVLFEKQGPLTDLKTIHFIISEYTASASELLINVLKPYLNVKIVGASTQGLQQVRSYGKPVGFFDIDISNYKMFISMYQLRNANGEGDYFDGLAADRSTVDDPSYDFGMTDDPAVALALQNNVLAARQSAKKVETQPGKYTFGHPSADGTLKKRTIDFVFKNSRTKVF from the coding sequence ATGCGTCTAAAAGACCACTCTAATGAAGTGCATGAAGTTTGGCTTTCAGCTCAGCGCAGTAGGTGCTGGCTGCATGTCAAATGTATAACGGTAGCAATCCTGTTGTTTATTGTTATTGGCTTGCTGTTTTGTTCCTGTAAAAAAAACGTTCCTTTTATAGAGGAGAAAGAAGATCATCTGGGCAAACAGGCGGTATTGAATAATTTGGATTCTATCTATTTGTACGCAAAACAAATTTATCTGTGGAATGAACTGCTCCCTAGTCAGGAGCGGTTCATTCCCGGTAGATTTTATGAGGCGAATGCTGATGAGCTTAAAGCCTATAAACAGGAGATTTTTGAATTTTCCAGGTTTCCAATGAATAACCTGACCGGTAAACCTTACGAGTACAATGCATTAGACATTTCATTGCCGAAGTATTCCACGATTGTTAAAAATGCGGCGATGGGGGTTAAGGCCAATATGGCTGAATCCAGTGGTTATAAAATCAATTCTGGCTTTGGATTATCCTTTCATCATAGTGCATTGGGAACCCGGATACTTTATGTGGATCTAAATTCTCCCGCAGGAAAGTCGGGAATGAAAAGAGGTGACCTGGTGACGGCTATAAATGGGCAGTCTTTTAATAATGAGGCCTCATTTTCTGCTTTATGGAAAGTGGCATTAAGTCAATCTTTCCTCAAATTGAATACGGTAGATCGGAATGGAAAAACAAGAGAAGTCAGACTGCTGGATGGTATTTTTGAAATAAACCCTGTTTTAAAGCATCAGGTGATAAATATTGGTGGCAAAAAAATCGGTTTTATCGCTTACAGCAGTTTCACAGATGAATCCAATTCTGAAAAGTATTTAGCGCCTGTGCTGAGTAGTTTCGGTCAGGCAGGGGTTTCTGAACTGATTGTAGATTTGCGCTACAATAGTGGCGGATATCAAAATGCAGTGGTTTATTTTGCAAATCAACTGATACCTGCTAAATGGGACAAAAAACTCATGCTTACAGAACATTACAATCAAACCATGCGTGAAGGAAAGGCAGAGCTCTTGCGTCATCAGATCATAAGAGGAAATGACAATAAACCTTTATATATAGATGGTCGGATCGCAACACTAAACGATATTGATTACAGTGTTAAAGCAAATACGGTTTTGTTTGAGAAACAAGGGCCGTTAACAGATTTAAAAACGATCCATTTTATCATCAGTGAGTATACAGCTTCTGCGAGCGAATTGCTGATTAATGTTTTGAAACCTTATTTGAATGTTAAGATAGTTGGTGCATCTACACAAGGACTTCAGCAAGTGCGCAGCTATGGAAAGCCGGTAGGTTTTTTTGATATAGACATTAGTAATTACAAAATGTTCATCTCCATGTATCAGCTGCGCAATGCCAATGGGGAAGGCGACTACTTTGATGGGCTTGCCGCTGATCGTTCAACTGTAGACGATCCATCTTACGATTTTGGGATGACCGATGATCCAGCAGTAGCACTGGCTTTACAAAACAATGTGCTGGCAGCCAGGCAATCTGCTAAAAAGGTTGAAACACAGCCCGGGAAATATACATTTGGTCATCCTTCTGCTGATGGTACCTTAAAAAAGAGAACCATAGATTTTGTGTTTAAGAACTCCAGAACAAAGGTCTTTTGA
- a CDS encoding M20/M25/M40 family metallo-hydrolase has translation MKTKPTNPPVNGLKKATAAFFMAMLIAGNVSYAQTKKETIDLIVKEATENSQLEKLAHELLDMVGPRLVGSPQMKQANDWAVAKYTSWGIPAKNEQWGEWRGWERGISHIDLVYPRVKSLEGMQLAWSPSTKGKAVVGEMIIYPDLPDSVSFKSWLPSVKGKFVMFSMNQPTGRPDYNWQEFATPESFEKMKKDRTEQTNAWRSRISKTGLNLKALALAFESAGALGVVTSNWSAGFGVNKIFGANTTKIPSIDISLEDYGLLYRLTESGNKPKISVNVGSKELGVVPTFNTIAEIKGTEKPNEYVVLSAHFDSWDGGTGATDNGTGTITMMEAIRILKKIYPNPKRTILVGHWGSEEQGLNGSRAFVEDHPEIVKNIQVVFNQDNGTGRVVNLAGQGFLNSYSYLGKWLSAVPEDIRKQIATTFPGSPGGGGSDYASFVAAGVPAFSLSSNSWSYGTYTWHTNRDTYDKVVFDDVRSNAILTAILAYMASEDPETTSREKSILPVNPRTGEPGVWPPQVKPTRKGGIN, from the coding sequence ATGAAAACCAAACCAACAAACCCTCCTGTTAATGGATTAAAAAAGGCAACCGCTGCCTTCTTTATGGCGATGCTGATCGCTGGAAACGTCAGCTATGCACAAACTAAAAAGGAAACTATTGACCTGATCGTCAAGGAAGCCACAGAAAATTCTCAACTGGAAAAACTCGCGCATGAGTTATTAGATATGGTTGGCCCCAGACTCGTGGGCTCACCTCAAATGAAACAGGCCAATGATTGGGCAGTAGCCAAATATACCAGCTGGGGGATCCCTGCTAAAAATGAACAATGGGGAGAATGGCGCGGCTGGGAACGTGGAATTTCTCATATTGACCTGGTTTATCCGCGTGTAAAATCTTTGGAAGGCATGCAGTTGGCATGGAGCCCAAGCACAAAAGGAAAAGCTGTAGTCGGAGAAATGATCATCTACCCTGACCTACCCGATTCTGTATCCTTCAAAAGCTGGTTGCCGAGCGTAAAAGGAAAGTTTGTGATGTTTTCCATGAACCAACCTACCGGCAGACCAGATTATAACTGGCAGGAATTTGCGACACCAGAATCTTTTGAGAAAATGAAAAAAGACAGGACCGAACAAACCAATGCCTGGCGCTCCAGAATTAGTAAAACCGGACTAAACTTAAAAGCATTAGCCCTGGCGTTTGAAAGTGCAGGCGCATTAGGTGTAGTCACCAGCAACTGGTCAGCTGGATTTGGTGTCAACAAGATCTTTGGTGCAAACACCACTAAAATCCCTTCCATCGACATTTCCCTGGAAGATTACGGCTTATTGTACCGACTTACCGAATCAGGAAACAAACCTAAAATCAGCGTAAATGTAGGATCTAAAGAGCTGGGTGTCGTTCCTACTTTTAATACCATTGCAGAAATCAAAGGCACAGAAAAACCAAATGAATATGTGGTCCTTTCTGCGCATTTCGATTCCTGGGATGGCGGCACAGGTGCCACAGATAACGGAACAGGTACAATCACGATGATGGAAGCCATCCGTATTCTGAAGAAAATCTATCCTAACCCAAAAAGGACCATTCTTGTAGGTCATTGGGGCAGTGAAGAACAAGGACTAAACGGCTCCAGAGCTTTTGTAGAAGATCACCCGGAAATTGTTAAAAACATACAGGTGGTATTTAACCAGGACAATGGCACTGGCCGGGTAGTGAACCTTGCCGGACAAGGCTTCTTAAACTCTTATTCCTATTTAGGGAAATGGTTATCGGCTGTGCCTGAAGACATCAGAAAACAAATTGCAACGACTTTCCCTGGCAGCCCAGGTGGTGGTGGTTCAGACTACGCTTCTTTTGTAGCAGCAGGTGTACCCGCATTTTCACTGAGCTCCAATAGCTGGTCCTATGGTACCTATACCTGGCATACCAATAGAGATACTTACGACAAAGTCGTTTTTGATGATGTGAGAAGCAACGCGATATTGACTGCAATTCTAGCCTATATGGCGAGTGAAGATCCGGAAACGACTTCCAGAGAAAAAAGCATTTTACCTGTGAATCCAAGAACAGGAGAACCAGGTGTATGGCCTCCACAAGTTAAGCCAACACGTAAAGGCGGTATAAACTAA
- a CDS encoding pseudouridine synthase yields MLEIVYQDDHLIAINKPHGLLVHRSSIASDATEFALQMLRDQINKYVSPVHRLDRKTSGLLLFAFDKETEIAMHQQFQNAEVEKKYLAVLRGYAPDSLEIDYPLAKENGNMQEAFTAFVTLQRAELEVALGKHPTSRYSLVEATPTTGRMHQLRRHFAHIFYPIIGDRKHGCNKQNKFFKEQWEMTTMLLHASELKFVHPVTKETIHLKADVQDEFKRVMELMSWTL; encoded by the coding sequence ATGCTGGAAATTGTATATCAGGACGATCATCTGATTGCCATCAATAAACCTCATGGTTTATTGGTTCACCGTTCTTCTATTGCTAGTGATGCCACAGAATTTGCGCTGCAAATGCTAAGGGATCAGATCAATAAGTATGTTAGCCCTGTTCATCGTTTAGATCGGAAAACCAGTGGTTTGCTGCTTTTTGCTTTTGATAAGGAGACGGAAATCGCCATGCATCAGCAATTCCAAAATGCGGAAGTAGAAAAGAAATACCTGGCAGTTTTGAGAGGTTATGCCCCGGATAGCCTGGAGATCGACTACCCTTTGGCGAAAGAAAATGGCAATATGCAGGAGGCGTTCACTGCTTTTGTGACTTTACAGCGCGCAGAATTGGAAGTAGCCCTTGGAAAACATCCTACTTCCAGGTATTCTTTAGTGGAAGCAACACCTACTACGGGAAGGATGCACCAGCTGCGTCGACATTTTGCACATATTTTTTATCCGATTATTGGCGACCGTAAGCATGGCTGTAATAAACAAAACAAGTTTTTCAAAGAGCAATGGGAGATGACAACGATGCTGCTGCATGCTTCAGAATTGAAATTTGTACATCCGGTAACGAAAGAAACCATCCATTTAAAAGCGGATGTTCAAGACGAGTTTAAAAGGGTGATGGAGCTGATGAGCTGGACGCTTTAA